Proteins found in one Nostoc sp. NIES-3756 genomic segment:
- the abc-f gene encoding ribosomal protection-like ABC-F family protein: protein MQRKSILIAENLAYELSLEMTLFQGVNVSIEQGSRIALVGNNGVGKSSLLKILAGQVHPSRGSVTKYASVSYLPQISTIKEAINTDTVLDLLSDISDEWWQIQEILQTQFTTDIDLQLPVNNLSGGELTKLFLAIGLSKEPDLLLLDEPTNHMDLQALESLREFLVNFSGAFVIVSHKPFFLDQVTDVTWELTPVGLKVYGGNFSYYREQKEIELEAAMRSHEVARKELKRVQTTAMQEQQRAAQAQRNGRAKLLDGSIDRMAAGVMKTKAESSAGNAKKKHEAAVTKATQKVADTKMKTHKVTSIQLEEKNHKRRNLVNIEGANLWVSERLLIKNIGLHISSGQRISIIGANGSGKSSLVKAILGTDKLTTILQSGEVSLAPSIKAVYLDQTYQLVNRQQTILENMQTANPSLNYQQLRQQLGHFLFKYDDVHKSASVLSGGELARLAIAIISISEIDLLILDEPTNNLDIETTEQMISALNEYQGAILVISHDIDFLSRINITQSFQLKTQTLQVTTYLPSQPEQYYQELL, encoded by the coding sequence ATGCAGAGAAAATCAATATTAATAGCTGAGAATCTAGCTTATGAACTCAGCTTAGAGATGACTTTGTTCCAAGGGGTTAATGTAAGTATTGAGCAAGGAAGCCGCATCGCTTTAGTTGGTAACAATGGTGTGGGTAAATCATCTCTTCTAAAAATACTTGCAGGTCAAGTTCATCCCTCAAGAGGTTCTGTAACGAAATATGCTTCTGTCTCTTATTTACCTCAAATCAGCACTATTAAAGAAGCAATCAATACCGATACAGTATTGGATTTATTAAGTGATATTTCTGATGAATGGTGGCAAATTCAAGAGATTTTACAGACGCAATTTACTACAGATATTGACCTACAGCTACCAGTCAATAATTTAAGTGGTGGTGAACTAACAAAGCTATTTTTGGCGATTGGTTTATCTAAGGAACCAGATTTGTTATTACTTGATGAACCAACCAATCACATGGATTTACAAGCATTAGAAAGCTTGAGAGAATTTCTAGTAAATTTCTCTGGTGCATTTGTGATTGTTTCTCACAAGCCGTTTTTCCTAGACCAAGTAACAGATGTTACCTGGGAACTAACACCTGTTGGGTTGAAGGTTTATGGTGGTAATTTTTCTTACTACCGAGAACAGAAGGAGATAGAATTAGAAGCGGCTATGCGATCGCATGAAGTAGCCAGAAAGGAACTCAAGCGTGTCCAGACTACAGCCATGCAGGAACAGCAGCGTGCAGCGCAAGCTCAACGCAACGGTAGAGCTAAGTTGCTTGATGGTAGTATTGATAGAATGGCAGCCGGAGTCATGAAGACTAAAGCCGAGTCTTCCGCCGGAAATGCGAAAAAGAAGCATGAGGCGGCTGTAACTAAGGCTACTCAAAAAGTTGCAGACACCAAGATGAAAACTCACAAGGTGACAAGTATCCAGCTAGAGGAGAAAAATCACAAGCGCAGAAACTTAGTTAACATTGAGGGTGCAAATCTTTGGGTATCAGAACGGCTACTGATTAAGAATATAGGGTTACATATATCTTCAGGTCAACGCATTTCTATTATCGGTGCAAACGGTTCTGGAAAATCCTCACTTGTCAAGGCAATTCTAGGAACAGATAAATTAACAACCATCTTACAGTCCGGTGAGGTTTCCCTTGCGCCTAGCATCAAAGCTGTGTACCTTGACCAAACCTACCAATTAGTCAACCGCCAGCAGACAATTCTAGAGAATATGCAGACTGCTAACCCCAGTCTCAACTATCAACAGCTACGCCAACAACTAGGACACTTCCTGTTCAAATACGATGATGTCCACAAAAGTGCTTCCGTATTGAGTGGTGGAGAATTAGCAAGACTAGCGATCGCTATCATTAGTATTTCAGAAATTGACCTGTTAATTCTCGATGAGCCAACCAATAACCTAGATATAGAAACCACTGAGCAAATGATATCAGCCCTCAACGAATATCAAGGTGCAATTTTGGTTATTTCCCACGATATCGACTTTCTGAGCCGCATTAATATCACCCAAAGCTTTCAATTAAAAACACAAACCTTGCAGGTGACAACATATCTACCCAGTCAACCAGAGCAGTACTACCAAGAATTACTGTAG
- a CDS encoding DUF6825 family protein produces MSNPLVQAFFVGRAVAEVINERLEVAFTDALSEIGKFDAEAREQLRQFTDEVLERANRASEAAGAGQTTTGSGQTVSESIDLQANIDELRAEIALLRNELQRYRSSSV; encoded by the coding sequence ATGAGTAACCCTCTCGTACAAGCATTTTTCGTCGGTAGAGCTGTAGCCGAAGTGATCAACGAGCGTCTAGAAGTCGCTTTTACCGACGCTTTGAGTGAAATCGGTAAATTCGATGCGGAAGCCAGAGAACAACTACGTCAATTTACTGACGAAGTATTAGAACGGGCAAACCGAGCCTCTGAGGCGGCTGGAGCAGGACAAACAACTACAGGTAGTGGACAAACTGTCTCTGAATCAATTGACTTACAAGCCAACATTGACGAGTTAAGAGCAGAAATTGCCCTATTGCGTAACGAGTTACAACGTTATCGCAGCAGTTCAGTATAG
- a CDS encoding ABC1 kinase family protein translates to METTYSDKAYRWNRENYSSKRRFVDIWSFVLTLMFKLWRYNKSWSYPGGVTEAKQAARRKAQAVWIRNTLLDLGPTFIKVGQLFSTRADIFPSEYVDELAKLQDKVPAFSYEQVEKTIEQELGKKIPELFHSFEPIPLAAASLGQVHKAVLHSGESVVVKVQRPGLKKLFEIDLQILKGIARYFQSHPKWGKGRDWIGIYEECCRILWEEIDYLNEGRNADTFRRNFRGHDWVKVPKVYWRYASPRVLTLEYLPGIKISQYEAIEAAGLDRKVLARQGAQAYLMQLLNNGFFHADPHPGNIAVSADGALIFYDFGMMGRIKSNIREGLMQTLFGIAQKDGDRVVQSLIDLGAIAPVDDMGPVRRSVQYMLDNFMDKPFENQSVAAISDDLYEIAYNQPFRFPATFTFVMRAFSTLEGVGKGLDPEFNFMEVAQPYAMQIMTDMNGSDGNSFLNELSRQAVQVSTTAFGLPRRLEDTLEKLERGDMRVRVRSIETERLLRRQGNIQIGIGYALIISGFTLSATILLVNHYVWLALVAGLIAAAVSVTLIRLLVRLDRYDRMY, encoded by the coding sequence ATGGAAACTACTTATTCAGATAAGGCTTACCGTTGGAATCGAGAAAACTACTCTAGTAAGCGGCGCTTTGTGGACATTTGGTCTTTTGTCTTGACCTTAATGTTCAAGCTTTGGCGATACAACAAATCTTGGAGTTATCCTGGCGGTGTCACGGAAGCAAAACAGGCTGCGCGGCGTAAGGCTCAAGCAGTCTGGATTCGTAATACTCTATTAGATTTGGGGCCGACCTTCATTAAAGTGGGGCAGTTATTTTCTACCCGTGCAGATATATTCCCTAGTGAATACGTAGATGAGTTGGCAAAGCTACAAGACAAAGTACCTGCATTTAGCTATGAGCAAGTAGAAAAAACTATTGAGCAAGAATTAGGTAAAAAAATTCCCGAACTATTTCACAGTTTTGAGCCGATACCTTTAGCAGCAGCTAGTTTAGGACAGGTACACAAGGCTGTGTTACATAGTGGAGAATCTGTGGTTGTTAAGGTACAACGACCCGGACTAAAAAAGTTATTTGAGATAGATTTACAAATTCTTAAAGGTATTGCCCGTTACTTCCAAAGTCATCCTAAATGGGGTAAAGGACGAGATTGGATAGGGATTTACGAAGAATGTTGTCGCATTCTTTGGGAAGAAATCGATTACCTTAACGAAGGGCGTAACGCTGATACTTTCCGGCGGAATTTTCGCGGTCACGACTGGGTAAAAGTGCCTAAAGTTTATTGGCGCTATGCTTCGCCGCGAGTTTTAACGTTGGAATACTTGCCAGGAATTAAAATTAGCCAATACGAAGCCATCGAAGCCGCAGGGTTAGACAGAAAGGTGCTGGCACGTCAAGGCGCTCAAGCCTACCTGATGCAGCTACTTAATAACGGCTTTTTCCACGCCGATCCCCACCCAGGAAATATTGCTGTTAGCGCCGATGGTGCGTTGATTTTCTACGATTTTGGCATGATGGGGCGGATTAAATCCAATATCCGCGAAGGGCTAATGCAAACGCTGTTTGGTATCGCTCAGAAAGATGGCGATCGCGTAGTCCAGTCTCTCATAGATTTAGGCGCGATCGCCCCGGTAGATGATATGGGGCCTGTGCGGCGTTCGGTGCAGTACATGCTCGATAATTTCATGGATAAGCCCTTTGAAAATCAATCCGTCGCGGCGATTAGTGATGATTTATACGAAATAGCTTATAATCAACCATTTAGATTTCCTGCAACTTTCACCTTTGTGATGCGTGCATTTTCCACCCTAGAAGGGGTAGGCAAAGGGTTAGATCCAGAGTTTAACTTTATGGAAGTTGCCCAACCTTATGCAATGCAGATTATGACTGATATGAATGGTTCAGACGGCAATAGTTTCCTGAATGAATTAAGCCGCCAAGCAGTCCAAGTTAGTACCACTGCTTTTGGCTTACCACGCAGATTAGAAGATACCCTAGAGAAATTAGAACGCGGGGATATGCGCGTGCGGGTGCGTTCTATAGAAACAGAAAGACTCCTACGGCGACAGGGAAATATTCAAATTGGCATCGGTTACGCTTTGATAATCAGTGGATTTACTCTTTCAGCTACTATTTTGTTAGTAAATCATTATGTATGGTTAGCACTGGTAGCTGGTTTAATTGCCGCAGCTGTTTCAGTAACACTGATTCGACTGCTTGTGCGCCTCGACCGTTATGACCGTATGTATTAA
- a CDS encoding Stp1/IreP family PP2C-type Ser/Thr phosphatase, protein MKLIFTGLSDPGLIRSNNQDYYYIDPEGRFFIVADGMGGHAGGEEASRIATTEIQAYLTSNWDSPEPSSKLLEQALWRANSAIVEDQQNHPERADMGTTAVVVMFRGEPWCAHVGDSRLYRLRQTNLEQVTEDHTWVARAIKVGDITAEEARVHPFRHVLSRCLGREDLNQVDVQPLDVKAGDRLLLCSDGLTEELADNAIANQLQHSPILEKSAHSLVEAAKEQGGHDNITVVLVALE, encoded by the coding sequence ATGAAACTGATCTTCACGGGTCTAAGTGATCCGGGGCTTATTCGTTCCAATAATCAAGATTATTACTATATCGACCCTGAAGGGCGATTTTTCATCGTTGCTGATGGTATGGGCGGTCATGCAGGGGGTGAAGAAGCCAGTCGCATCGCTACAACGGAAATTCAAGCATATTTGACATCTAATTGGGATTCTCCTGAGCCATCCTCTAAACTACTAGAACAAGCTTTATGGCGTGCTAACTCCGCCATTGTCGAGGATCAGCAAAATCATCCTGAACGGGCTGATATGGGAACTACAGCCGTGGTGGTAATGTTCCGTGGCGAACCTTGGTGCGCTCATGTTGGTGACTCACGCCTATATCGCCTCCGCCAGACTAACCTAGAACAAGTCACCGAAGACCATACCTGGGTAGCCAGAGCCATCAAAGTTGGCGACATTACCGCCGAGGAAGCCAGAGTACACCCATTTCGTCATGTTTTATCCCGTTGTTTGGGTCGAGAAGACTTAAATCAGGTCGATGTGCAACCGTTAGATGTCAAAGCAGGCGATCGCTTACTCTTGTGTAGTGATGGACTAACAGAAGAATTAGCCGATAATGCGATCGCCAATCAGCTGCAACATAGCCCAATCCTAGAAAAGTCTGCCCACTCCCTAGTTGAAGCAGCTAAAGAACAAGGCGGTCACGATAACATCACCGTTGTCCTAGTCGCCCTAGAATAG
- a CDS encoding NblA/ycf18 family protein, with protein MNQPIELSLEQQFSIRSFATQVQNMSHDQAKDFLVKLYEQMVVREATYQELLKHQWGLDSGSTMA; from the coding sequence ATGAACCAACCTATTGAACTGTCCTTGGAACAACAATTCAGCATTCGCTCATTTGCTACTCAAGTGCAGAACATGAGCCATGACCAAGCGAAAGATTTTTTGGTCAAGCTTTATGAGCAAATGGTTGTCCGCGAAGCCACCTACCAAGAATTACTCAAGCATCAGTGGGGCTTAGATTCTGGCTCCACTATGGCATAG
- a CDS encoding serine/threonine-protein kinase, producing the protein MSDPNINRVLGNRYQLQELIGSGAMGKVYCAKDILLGGVPVAVKFLALSMHNEKMRLQERFEQEAKTCALLGQKSIHVVRVMDYGVDENKVPFYVMEYLQGQSLSQVIRKQNLSLSRFVSITRQICLGLQCAHDGIPVDGKVYPIIHRDIKPSNILVIQDPSFGELVKVLDFGIAKLLQSNGDQTKFYLGTLAYSSPEQMEGKELDNRSDIYSLGVMIFEMLTGKMPLVAPTHSFGAWYKTHHLQPPRTFADVGSELAVPQELENLVMRCLAKTAKERPQNIGEILQVLESVEQQLSQYSFRQDNQNEYQRTATLTLNAAPQLQQEINVDSQPSLPKEKITQNTSWPENKPIADIVFPQPINDNGETIPALWIMLSETEIYKRLSCTRYNQFLFITAPHPMLLWITVIHNRQYGAKWLPYYLDLKTTTAQEIVTLLIKTGDYRLLFFARESPNRCSHVLTATVAPIQRQRLQQWLAVAKTFVSSGDSRTSKNLLKGEYQKIKPQILAKLAAINTDTPVNLCG; encoded by the coding sequence ATGTCAGACCCCAACATAAATCGTGTTCTTGGCAATAGATACCAGCTTCAGGAGTTAATTGGTTCTGGCGCAATGGGTAAAGTTTATTGTGCTAAGGATATTTTGTTGGGAGGGGTTCCTGTTGCAGTAAAGTTTCTTGCCTTATCGATGCACAATGAAAAAATGCGTTTGCAAGAACGCTTTGAGCAAGAAGCTAAAACCTGTGCTTTACTTGGACAAAAAAGTATTCATGTTGTGCGAGTGATGGACTATGGCGTAGATGAAAATAAAGTGCCTTTCTATGTCATGGAATATCTACAAGGGCAAAGCCTCAGCCAAGTGATTCGCAAACAAAATCTATCTTTATCCAGGTTTGTCAGTATTACAAGGCAAATTTGCTTGGGTTTACAGTGCGCTCATGATGGTATTCCCGTTGATGGCAAGGTTTATCCGATTATTCATCGTGATATTAAGCCTAGTAATATTCTGGTAATTCAAGACCCAAGTTTTGGGGAATTGGTTAAGGTTTTAGATTTTGGTATTGCTAAATTATTACAGTCTAATGGCGACCAAACAAAATTTTATTTGGGAACACTGGCTTATTCTTCACCCGAACAGATGGAGGGTAAAGAATTAGATAATCGCTCGGATATTTACAGTTTAGGTGTGATGATATTTGAAATGCTCACAGGCAAAATGCCGCTAGTCGCACCTACCCACTCTTTTGGTGCATGGTACAAAACGCATCACCTGCAACCGCCACGTACTTTTGCTGATGTTGGTTCTGAGTTAGCAGTTCCGCAAGAACTAGAAAATTTAGTTATGCGATGTTTAGCTAAGACAGCGAAAGAACGTCCCCAAAATATTGGAGAAATTTTACAAGTTTTAGAGTCTGTTGAACAGCAACTTAGTCAGTATTCATTTAGGCAAGATAATCAAAACGAGTATCAACGTACCGCTACCTTAACTCTTAACGCTGCACCTCAACTTCAACAAGAGATAAATGTAGATTCCCAACCATCTTTACCCAAGGAAAAAATTACCCAAAATACTTCTTGGCCTGAAAATAAACCAATTGCTGATATAGTTTTCCCTCAACCTATCAATGATAACGGGGAAACCATACCAGCTTTGTGGATCATGCTGTCGGAAACTGAAATCTATAAACGCCTTAGTTGTACTCGTTACAATCAATTCTTGTTTATCACAGCACCTCACCCTATGCTGCTGTGGATAACGGTAATCCATAACCGTCAATATGGGGCTAAATGGTTGCCCTACTATCTTGATCTCAAAACCACTACGGCTCAAGAAATAGTCACTTTATTAATCAAAACTGGTGACTATCGGTTACTATTCTTTGCGCGGGAATCACCAAATCGCTGTTCTCATGTTTTAACCGCCACTGTTGCGCCTATTCAACGCCAACGACTACAACAGTGGCTAGCTGTGGCTAAAACATTCGTATCATCGGGTGATTCCCGAACGAGTAAAAACCTGCTTAAAGGGGAGTATCAAAAAATTAAACCCCAAATATTAGCTAAGTTAGCGGCTATTAATACAGACACCCCAGTTAACCTGTGTGGTTAA
- a CDS encoding anhydro-N-acetylmuramic acid kinase — MSPTEASALPKRVIGLISGTSVDGIDAALVEITGTDLDIKVELLAGETYPYPAQLRERILAICAGEAISMLELAQIDDAIAQNFAQAAQKIQAGHQPAVLIGSHGQTVYHRPPQEREAGKKTLGYTLQLGRGALIAYLTGITTVSNFRVADIAIGGHGAPLVPRVDAFLLSHPHESRCIQNLGGIGNVAYIPPHTDNWLSQIRAWDTGPSNSLLDLAVERLSGGTKTYDEGGKWAASGTPCYPLIEKWLTQEYFHLPPPKSTGRELFGVDYLNQCFQDAEPYQLSPADMLATLTELTVASIVHSYRTFLPQMPQRVYLCGGGSRNLYLKQRLQLALDKIPVLTTDEAGLNADFKEAIAFAVLAYWRQLGLPGNLPTATGAPEEVLLGEIHQG; from the coding sequence ATGTCTCCCACTGAAGCATCTGCCCTTCCAAAGCGCGTTATTGGTTTAATCAGTGGCACATCTGTAGATGGTATAGATGCAGCCCTAGTAGAGATTACTGGTACAGATTTAGATATTAAAGTTGAGTTGTTAGCAGGAGAAACATATCCTTACCCTGCGCAATTAAGAGAACGCATATTAGCAATTTGTGCAGGTGAAGCTATTTCCATGTTGGAATTAGCGCAAATAGATGATGCGATCGCCCAAAATTTTGCCCAAGCTGCCCAAAAAATTCAAGCAGGTCATCAGCCAGCAGTTTTAATCGGTTCCCACGGTCAAACTGTGTATCATAGACCACCACAAGAAAGGGAAGCGGGAAAGAAAACTCTTGGATATACACTCCAGCTTGGCCGGGGTGCTTTGATTGCTTATTTAACGGGGATTACCACGGTCAGTAATTTCCGTGTTGCGGATATTGCCATTGGTGGTCATGGTGCGCCCCTAGTTCCCAGAGTCGATGCCTTTTTACTAAGCCATCCCCATGAGAGTCGTTGTATTCAAAATTTAGGTGGTATCGGTAATGTTGCTTACATTCCACCTCATACCGATAACTGGCTTTCACAAATTCGCGCTTGGGATACTGGCCCAAGCAATAGCCTATTAGATTTAGCAGTAGAACGTCTGAGTGGTGGTACTAAAACTTATGATGAAGGCGGTAAATGGGCAGCCAGTGGAACCCCTTGTTATCCCCTAATAGAAAAATGGCTCACACAGGAATACTTTCATTTACCACCACCTAAATCTACTGGTCGTGAGTTGTTTGGTGTAGATTACCTAAACCAATGTTTCCAAGATGCGGAACCATACCAACTTAGTCCAGCAGATATGCTAGCAACACTCACAGAACTAACTGTAGCGTCCATCGTTCACAGTTACCGCACTTTTTTACCACAAATGCCACAACGTGTATATTTATGTGGCGGTGGTAGCCGTAACCTGTACTTAAAGCAAAGATTACAACTAGCCTTAGACAAAATTCCCGTCCTCACCACAGACGAAGCAGGCTTAAACGCAGACTTTAAAGAAGCGATCGCCTTTGCCGTTCTAGCCTACTGGCGACAACTAGGGCTTCCAGGTAACCTACCCACAGCCACAGGCGCACCGGAAGAAGTTTTGTTGGGAGAAATTCATCAAGGGTGA